The following coding sequences are from one Lolium rigidum isolate FL_2022 chromosome 6, APGP_CSIRO_Lrig_0.1, whole genome shotgun sequence window:
- the LOC124664165 gene encoding uncharacterized protein At4g14342-like → MTYLCVFCTSIELGERLRDYWSLVSLHRLATRFNINSQLEHLQAKYVGTGHADLTRFEWAVNIQRDSYASYVGHYPMLSYFAIAENESIGRERYEFMQKMLLPCGLPPERDED, encoded by the exons ATGACATACCTCTGTGTCTTCTGCACTTCTATAGAACTGGGTGAACGTTTGCGAGACTATTGGTCcctcgtcagtcttcacag GCTAGCGACGAGGTTCAACATAAATTCTCAACTAGAGCATCTTCAAGCCAAATATGTTGGAACAGGGCATGCTGACCTGACCAGATT TGAATGGGCTGTAAATATCCAAAGAGACAGCTATGCATCCTATGTTGGACACTATCCAATGTTGTCATATTTTGCCATTGCTGAGAATGAATCAATTGGAAGGGAGCGCTACGAATTTATGCAG AAAATGCTGCTTCCCTGTGGCCTCCCTCCTGAGAGAGACGAAGACTGA